The Anabas testudineus chromosome 11, fAnaTes1.2, whole genome shotgun sequence genome has a segment encoding these proteins:
- the fam135b gene encoding protein FAM135B isoform X2 — MSEVQGTLEFSVELHKFHNVDLFQRGFYQVRAGLKISPRVPHRLIVSTQDNAGECSFSSAGVYDGTVFSRIFQILYRNEEIVVNDCMIFKVHVLLDGRKGESSLSEVDFQLKLDLHFTDNEQQLAEIATVPMISSRTLSLHFHPRRGLHHHVPVMFDYFHLSVISVSIHASLVALHQPLISFARTGKGSWLGKGSPESAGDPSAMSVENLVFGAGYCKPVISEGSFYVPSENCLQRAHTWHRRLCRLLLVAHRGLHTYYTALMKEIPQLQQTPLDSEVLPVEETLNQLTIELQLQEGHEKVAEQISRDVSQLCSQLAVLWSRFLEAAVLNPHILSYLAQEHHTLRVRRFSEAYFFTKHPKELCLTFQEELINRHGQIAAEVRSSDYLTKMPPLPVECLDIDGDWNSLPIIFEDRYVDSFQTEWVSHVPVLAAPDQQTDSNPSITAANRILESGPGAKSPATPQNPLDSDDCMDLPTYVSLIAEQSKTHTNIRSIQSPVPPDEYPQTETENTKELTKKHAEVENCSSGSSGQRNNTVKPCDAYRGDALLVLSSNHNPLIDCNNSSGESSALYVKECATQHCDATNDTNSRETENNDEESDIAMPLNHSIDEESDDVPLNSLQTAYAHPVVPSFPGDLRKDITHRGGLVGTKIMKRSSSVISDSGIESEPSSVAWPVEAALRGRTPLDFSSEREIPQQIVCRHPVHRSSLEGLQMESNGSIPSGGIQASLTSISSLPYEEDQQLRQLSKLTKSVSAPQISSPEDTEEDHVLLSQNADNKSLVQHQDVSCKINCSSPNNHMDSEQSESSLLDTSSATNLGLILKESINCETSNPAQYLSEAYRAKPVLSGVSEVLLLQAPVECTHVKESTVTGSQGENTNHQTNISGVSASVEDVHLVESEAVPCSCGNKACVHKSAADQERISGDECQSLHQTKLLGVDDQEGIEPSGTPLEPSGIQHSSGFSSDTAATNSQRPSDLTGLIADDFTSPVDLNGISFSEKELLDGQTKPSKIPNSGLAFMNKKMVEVVNMSVSCAPTCLPFSSVLRDSPSISGMSARQAASPITHQPLGSFGIISSSSLNPLNMDDETNERMLNFFKAKEELFKELSFQASLYSDLPLLASDLPYFPPEEDDEEFDDGIHLVVCVHGLDGNSADLRLVKTFIELGLPGSRLDFLMSERNQSDTFADFDAMTDRLLDEIIQHIQLYNLTIGRISFIGHSLGNIIIRSVLTRPRFRCYLPKLHTFLSLSGPHLGTLYNNSTLVSTGLWLMQKLKKSGSLLQLTFRDHVDPRKTFLYLLSQKPGLQFFKNVVLVASPQDRYVPFHSARIEMCKTALKDRTTGPVYTEMINNLLQPLVEAKECQLIRQNVFHALPNTANTLIGRAAHIAVLDSELFLEKFFLVAGLNYFK, encoded by the exons GAGAATGCAGCTTCAGCTCTGCAGGGGTTTACGATGGCACCGTGTTCAGCCGGATATTTCAGATCCTTTACAGAAATGAGGAGATTGTGGTGAATGACTGCATGATCTTTAAAGTCCATGTGCTCTTGGACGGGAGAAAGGGTGAGTCAT CCTTGAGTGAGGTGGACTTTCAGTTGAAACTGGATCTTCATTTCACCGACAATGAGCAGCA GTTGGCAGAGATAGCAACAGTCCCAATGATCAGCAGTCGGACCCTCAGCCTACACTTCCACCCGAGGAGAGGCCTCCACCACCATGTCCCGGTCATGTTTGACTACTTCCACCTCTCCGtcatttctgtctccatacatGCCTCACTGGTTGCCTTACATCAGCCGCTGATCAG CTTCGCACGTACAGGAAAGGGCTCATGGTTGGGGAAGGGCTCACCAGAGAGCGCTGGTGACCCATCTGCCATGTCTGTAGAGAACCTCGTGTTTGGAGCTGGCTACTGCAAGCCTGTCATCTCTGAG GGAAGCTTTTATGTGCCCAGTGAAAACTGCCTGCAGAGAGCTCATACGTGGCACCGAAGGCTCTGTCGCCTCCTGTTGGTGGCACACAGAGGCCTGCACACCTACTACACCGCATTGATGAAGGAAAtcccacagctgcagcagacgCCACTGGACTCAG aGGTGCTGCCTGTTGAAGAAACTCTAAACCAGCTCACTATAGAGTTACAG CTGCAGGAAGGCCATGAGAAGGTAGCAGAGCAAATCAGCAGGGACGTGAGCCAGCTCTGCTCCCAGCTAGCTGTTCTGTGGAGCCGCTTCCTGGAGGCCGCTGTGCTCAACCCCCACATCCTCTCTTATCTGGCCCAGGAGCACCACACGCTCAGG GTCCGGAGGTTTTCTGAGGCATACTTCTTCACCAAACACCCCAAAGAGTTATGTCTGACTTTTCAAGAGGAACT AATTAACAGACATGGGCAGATAGCTGCAGAAGTACGGAGCTCAGACTACCTGACTAAGATGCCTCCTTTGCCTGTTGAGTGCCTGGACATCGACGGAGACTGGAACAGCCTGCCTATCATCTTTGAAGACAGATATGTGGATTCTTTTCAAACAG AGTGGGTATCACATGTGCCAGTGCTTGCAGCCCCTGATCAGCAGACCGACTCCAATCCCTCAATCACTGCTGCCAATAGGATTCTTGAAAGCGGCCCGGGAGCCAAATCACCAGCAACGCCCCAGAATCCTTTAGACAGTGATGACTGCATGGACCTGCCCACATACGTCTCCTTAATAGCAGAGCAAAGTAAGACCCACACTAACATCAGAAGTATCCAGAGCCCAGTTCCTCCTGATGAATAcccacaaacagagacagagaacacGAAGgaactaacaaaaaaacatgctgaaGTTGAGAACTGTTCCTCCGGCAGTTCAGGCCAGAGGAACAACACAGTCAAGCCTTGTGATGCATATAGAGGAGATGCACTCCTGGTTCTCTCTTCAAACCACAATCCTCTCATTGATTGTAATAACAGCAGTGGTGAGTCGTCTGCTCTTTATGTAAAAGAATGTGCCACACAACATTGTGATGCCACAAATGACACTAATTCAAGGGAGACTGAAAACAATGACGAAGAGTCTGACATTGCAATGCCATTAAATCACTCCATTGATGAAGAGAGTGACGACGTTCCTCTTAACAGTCTGCAGACTGCCTATGCACACCCAGTTGTACCTTCATTTCCTGGTGACCTCAGGAAGGACATTACTCACCGCGGAGGCCTGGTTGGCACCAAGATCATGAAACGGTCGTCCTCAGTTATTTCCGACTCAGGTATTGAGAGCGAGCCCAGCTCGGTGGCGTGGCCTGTGGAGGCTGCACTTCGAGGCCGCACCCCTCTAGATTTCTCCAGCGAACGAGAGATCCCACAGCAAATAGTGTGTCGCCACCCGGTCCACCGCAGCTCTTTGGAGGGCCTACAGATGGAGAGTAACGGAAGCATTCCTAGTGGAGGCATACAGGCCTCTCTCACCTCTATTAGCTCCCTGCCCTATGAGGAGGACCAGCAGCTGAGGCAGCTCAGCAAACTGACCAAGTCAGTCTCTGCACCACAAATAAGTAGTCCAGAAGACACTGAGGAAGACCATGTGCTGCTCAGTCAGAATGCAGATAATAAGAGCTTAGTGCAACACCAGGATGTGTCCTGTAAAATCAACTGCTCCTCTCCAAACAACCACATGGATTCAGAGCAATCTGAATCATCTCTACTAGACACAAGTTCAGCAACAAACCTTGGCCTGATTCTCAAGGAGAGTATTAACTGTGAAACGTCAAATCCTGCACAGTACCTGTCAGAGGCATACAGAGCCAAGCCAGTGTTAAGTGGTGTATCTGAAGTGTTGCTTTTACAAGCGCCTGTAGAATGCACTCATGTGAAGGAAAGCACTGTTACTGGCAGCCAGGGGGAGAATACGAACCATCAAACAAACATCAGTGGAGTAAGCGCCTCAGTCGAGGATGTGCATCTTGTTGAATCGGAAGCAGTGCCCTGCAGCTGTGGAAACAAAGCGTGCGTGCATAAAAGTGCAGCAGATCAGGAGAGAATTAGTGGGGATGAATGCCAGAGTTTACATCAGACTAAACTGCTTGGCGTTGATGACCAGGAGGGTATAGAACCCTCTGGAACACCTCTAGAGCCTTCAGGGATTCAACACTCAAGCGGTTTTTCGAGTGATACCGCCGCCACAAACTCACAAAGGCCCAGTGACCTTACAGGGTTGATAGCCGACGATTTCACATCGCCTGTCGATCTCAATGGGATATCATTTAGTGAGAAAGAGCTTTTAGATGGTCAGACTAAGCCCTCTAAGATCCCTAACTCGGGGCTGGCCTTCATGAATAAGAAGATGGTGGAGGTGGTGAACATGTCAGTGTCATGTGCGCCGACCTGTCTGCCGTTTTCCTCAGTTCTGAGAGACTCTCCATCCATCAGTGGAATGTCCGCTCGCCAGGCTGCCTCTCCTATCACCCATCAGCCCCTAGGCTCATTTGGTATCATCTCCTCATCCTCGCTCAATCCCCTGAACATGGATGATGAGACCAATGAACGAATGCTAAA TTTCTTCAAAGCCAAAGAGGAACTGTTCAAAGAGTTGAGCTTTCAGGCCAGCTTGTACAGTGACCTTCCTCTCTTGGCGTCAGATCTGCCCTACTTCCCCCCTGAGGAGGACGATGAGGAGTTTGACGACGGCATACACCTTGTGGTGTGTGTCCACGGGCTTGATG GAAACAGCGCAGACCTTCGGCTGGTGAAGACTTTTATTGAGTTAGGGCTACCGGGATCCAGGCTCGACTTCCTTATGTCTGAAAGGAACCAG AGTGACACTTTTGCAGATTTCGACGCCATGACAGACAGGTTGCTGGATGAGATCATTCAGCATATCCAGCTGTACAACCTCACCATAGGGAGAATAAG CTTCATCGGCCACTCTCTGGGGAATATCATCATCCGCTCTGTGCTGACGAGGCCTCGTTTCCGCTGCTATTTGCCCAAGCTGCACACTTTCCTCTCGCTGTCAGGCCCACACTTGGGAACGCTgtacaacaacagcacattgGTCAGCACAG GTCTTTGGTTAATGCAGAAGTTGAAGAAATCAGGATCCTTGCTGCAGCTCACCTTCAGAGATCACGTTGATCCACGGAAAACATTCCTCTATCTCCTGAGTCAGAAACCAG GCCTTCAGTTCTTCAAGAACGTGGTGTTAGTGGCTTCTCCACAGGACCGTTATGTTCCTTTCCACTCTGCCAGAATAGAGATGTGCAAAACCGCCCTCAAAGACAGAACCACAG GGCCTGTGTACACTGAGATGATCAACAACCTCCTGCAGCCGCTTGTGGAGGCTAAAGAGTGCCAGCTCATCCGTCAGAATGTGTTCCATGCTTTGCCCAACACAGCCAACACCCTTATCGGACGTGCCGCCCACATCGCGGTCTTGGACTCTGAGCTTTTCCTGGAGAAGTTCTTTCTAGTGGCAGGGCTCAACTACTTCAAATAA
- the fam135b gene encoding protein FAM135B isoform X1 codes for MCSWTGERLEEALSEVDFQLKLDLHFTDNEQQLAEIATVPMISSRTLSLHFHPRRGLHHHVPVMFDYFHLSVISVSIHASLVALHQPLISFARTGKGSWLGKGSPESAGDPSAMSVENLVFGAGYCKPVISEGSFYVPSENCLQRAHTWHRRLCRLLLVAHRGLHTYYTALMKEIPQLQQTPLDSEVLPVEETLNQLTIELQLQEGHEKVAEQISRDVSQLCSQLAVLWSRFLEAAVLNPHILSYLAQEHHTLRVRRFSEAYFFTKHPKELCLTFQEELINRHGQIAAEVRSSDYLTKMPPLPVECLDIDGDWNSLPIIFEDRYVDSFQTEWVSHVPVLAAPDQQTDSNPSITAANRILESGPGAKSPATPQNPLDSDDCMDLPTYVSLIAEQSKTHTNIRSIQSPVPPDEYPQTETENTKELTKKHAEVENCSSGSSGQRNNTVKPCDAYRGDALLVLSSNHNPLIDCNNSSGESSALYVKECATQHCDATNDTNSRETENNDEESDIAMPLNHSIDEESDDVPLNSLQTAYAHPVVPSFPGDLRKDITHRGGLVGTKIMKRSSSVISDSGIESEPSSVAWPVEAALRGRTPLDFSSEREIPQQIVCRHPVHRSSLEGLQMESNGSIPSGGIQASLTSISSLPYEEDQQLRQLSKLTKSVSAPQISSPEDTEEDHVLLSQNADNKSLVQHQDVSCKINCSSPNNHMDSEQSESSLLDTSSATNLGLILKESINCETSNPAQYLSEAYRAKPVLSGVSEVLLLQAPVECTHVKESTVTGSQGENTNHQTNISGVSASVEDVHLVESEAVPCSCGNKACVHKSAADQERISGDECQSLHQTKLLGVDDQEGIEPSGTPLEPSGIQHSSGFSSDTAATNSQRPSDLTGLIADDFTSPVDLNGISFSEKELLDGQTKPSKIPNSGLAFMNKKMVEVVNMSVSCAPTCLPFSSVLRDSPSISGMSARQAASPITHQPLGSFGIISSSSLNPLNMDDETNERMLNFFKAKEELFKELSFQASLYSDLPLLASDLPYFPPEEDDEEFDDGIHLVVCVHGLDGNSADLRLVKTFIELGLPGSRLDFLMSERNQSDTFADFDAMTDRLLDEIIQHIQLYNLTIGRISFIGHSLGNIIIRSVLTRPRFRCYLPKLHTFLSLSGPHLGTLYNNSTLVSTGLWLMQKLKKSGSLLQLTFRDHVDPRKTFLYLLSQKPGLQFFKNVVLVASPQDRYVPFHSARIEMCKTALKDRTTGPVYTEMINNLLQPLVEAKECQLIRQNVFHALPNTANTLIGRAAHIAVLDSELFLEKFFLVAGLNYFK; via the exons ATGTGCTCTTGGACGGGAGAAAGG CTGGAGGAAGCCTTGAGTGAGGTGGACTTTCAGTTGAAACTGGATCTTCATTTCACCGACAATGAGCAGCA GTTGGCAGAGATAGCAACAGTCCCAATGATCAGCAGTCGGACCCTCAGCCTACACTTCCACCCGAGGAGAGGCCTCCACCACCATGTCCCGGTCATGTTTGACTACTTCCACCTCTCCGtcatttctgtctccatacatGCCTCACTGGTTGCCTTACATCAGCCGCTGATCAG CTTCGCACGTACAGGAAAGGGCTCATGGTTGGGGAAGGGCTCACCAGAGAGCGCTGGTGACCCATCTGCCATGTCTGTAGAGAACCTCGTGTTTGGAGCTGGCTACTGCAAGCCTGTCATCTCTGAG GGAAGCTTTTATGTGCCCAGTGAAAACTGCCTGCAGAGAGCTCATACGTGGCACCGAAGGCTCTGTCGCCTCCTGTTGGTGGCACACAGAGGCCTGCACACCTACTACACCGCATTGATGAAGGAAAtcccacagctgcagcagacgCCACTGGACTCAG aGGTGCTGCCTGTTGAAGAAACTCTAAACCAGCTCACTATAGAGTTACAG CTGCAGGAAGGCCATGAGAAGGTAGCAGAGCAAATCAGCAGGGACGTGAGCCAGCTCTGCTCCCAGCTAGCTGTTCTGTGGAGCCGCTTCCTGGAGGCCGCTGTGCTCAACCCCCACATCCTCTCTTATCTGGCCCAGGAGCACCACACGCTCAGG GTCCGGAGGTTTTCTGAGGCATACTTCTTCACCAAACACCCCAAAGAGTTATGTCTGACTTTTCAAGAGGAACT AATTAACAGACATGGGCAGATAGCTGCAGAAGTACGGAGCTCAGACTACCTGACTAAGATGCCTCCTTTGCCTGTTGAGTGCCTGGACATCGACGGAGACTGGAACAGCCTGCCTATCATCTTTGAAGACAGATATGTGGATTCTTTTCAAACAG AGTGGGTATCACATGTGCCAGTGCTTGCAGCCCCTGATCAGCAGACCGACTCCAATCCCTCAATCACTGCTGCCAATAGGATTCTTGAAAGCGGCCCGGGAGCCAAATCACCAGCAACGCCCCAGAATCCTTTAGACAGTGATGACTGCATGGACCTGCCCACATACGTCTCCTTAATAGCAGAGCAAAGTAAGACCCACACTAACATCAGAAGTATCCAGAGCCCAGTTCCTCCTGATGAATAcccacaaacagagacagagaacacGAAGgaactaacaaaaaaacatgctgaaGTTGAGAACTGTTCCTCCGGCAGTTCAGGCCAGAGGAACAACACAGTCAAGCCTTGTGATGCATATAGAGGAGATGCACTCCTGGTTCTCTCTTCAAACCACAATCCTCTCATTGATTGTAATAACAGCAGTGGTGAGTCGTCTGCTCTTTATGTAAAAGAATGTGCCACACAACATTGTGATGCCACAAATGACACTAATTCAAGGGAGACTGAAAACAATGACGAAGAGTCTGACATTGCAATGCCATTAAATCACTCCATTGATGAAGAGAGTGACGACGTTCCTCTTAACAGTCTGCAGACTGCCTATGCACACCCAGTTGTACCTTCATTTCCTGGTGACCTCAGGAAGGACATTACTCACCGCGGAGGCCTGGTTGGCACCAAGATCATGAAACGGTCGTCCTCAGTTATTTCCGACTCAGGTATTGAGAGCGAGCCCAGCTCGGTGGCGTGGCCTGTGGAGGCTGCACTTCGAGGCCGCACCCCTCTAGATTTCTCCAGCGAACGAGAGATCCCACAGCAAATAGTGTGTCGCCACCCGGTCCACCGCAGCTCTTTGGAGGGCCTACAGATGGAGAGTAACGGAAGCATTCCTAGTGGAGGCATACAGGCCTCTCTCACCTCTATTAGCTCCCTGCCCTATGAGGAGGACCAGCAGCTGAGGCAGCTCAGCAAACTGACCAAGTCAGTCTCTGCACCACAAATAAGTAGTCCAGAAGACACTGAGGAAGACCATGTGCTGCTCAGTCAGAATGCAGATAATAAGAGCTTAGTGCAACACCAGGATGTGTCCTGTAAAATCAACTGCTCCTCTCCAAACAACCACATGGATTCAGAGCAATCTGAATCATCTCTACTAGACACAAGTTCAGCAACAAACCTTGGCCTGATTCTCAAGGAGAGTATTAACTGTGAAACGTCAAATCCTGCACAGTACCTGTCAGAGGCATACAGAGCCAAGCCAGTGTTAAGTGGTGTATCTGAAGTGTTGCTTTTACAAGCGCCTGTAGAATGCACTCATGTGAAGGAAAGCACTGTTACTGGCAGCCAGGGGGAGAATACGAACCATCAAACAAACATCAGTGGAGTAAGCGCCTCAGTCGAGGATGTGCATCTTGTTGAATCGGAAGCAGTGCCCTGCAGCTGTGGAAACAAAGCGTGCGTGCATAAAAGTGCAGCAGATCAGGAGAGAATTAGTGGGGATGAATGCCAGAGTTTACATCAGACTAAACTGCTTGGCGTTGATGACCAGGAGGGTATAGAACCCTCTGGAACACCTCTAGAGCCTTCAGGGATTCAACACTCAAGCGGTTTTTCGAGTGATACCGCCGCCACAAACTCACAAAGGCCCAGTGACCTTACAGGGTTGATAGCCGACGATTTCACATCGCCTGTCGATCTCAATGGGATATCATTTAGTGAGAAAGAGCTTTTAGATGGTCAGACTAAGCCCTCTAAGATCCCTAACTCGGGGCTGGCCTTCATGAATAAGAAGATGGTGGAGGTGGTGAACATGTCAGTGTCATGTGCGCCGACCTGTCTGCCGTTTTCCTCAGTTCTGAGAGACTCTCCATCCATCAGTGGAATGTCCGCTCGCCAGGCTGCCTCTCCTATCACCCATCAGCCCCTAGGCTCATTTGGTATCATCTCCTCATCCTCGCTCAATCCCCTGAACATGGATGATGAGACCAATGAACGAATGCTAAA TTTCTTCAAAGCCAAAGAGGAACTGTTCAAAGAGTTGAGCTTTCAGGCCAGCTTGTACAGTGACCTTCCTCTCTTGGCGTCAGATCTGCCCTACTTCCCCCCTGAGGAGGACGATGAGGAGTTTGACGACGGCATACACCTTGTGGTGTGTGTCCACGGGCTTGATG GAAACAGCGCAGACCTTCGGCTGGTGAAGACTTTTATTGAGTTAGGGCTACCGGGATCCAGGCTCGACTTCCTTATGTCTGAAAGGAACCAG AGTGACACTTTTGCAGATTTCGACGCCATGACAGACAGGTTGCTGGATGAGATCATTCAGCATATCCAGCTGTACAACCTCACCATAGGGAGAATAAG CTTCATCGGCCACTCTCTGGGGAATATCATCATCCGCTCTGTGCTGACGAGGCCTCGTTTCCGCTGCTATTTGCCCAAGCTGCACACTTTCCTCTCGCTGTCAGGCCCACACTTGGGAACGCTgtacaacaacagcacattgGTCAGCACAG GTCTTTGGTTAATGCAGAAGTTGAAGAAATCAGGATCCTTGCTGCAGCTCACCTTCAGAGATCACGTTGATCCACGGAAAACATTCCTCTATCTCCTGAGTCAGAAACCAG GCCTTCAGTTCTTCAAGAACGTGGTGTTAGTGGCTTCTCCACAGGACCGTTATGTTCCTTTCCACTCTGCCAGAATAGAGATGTGCAAAACCGCCCTCAAAGACAGAACCACAG GGCCTGTGTACACTGAGATGATCAACAACCTCCTGCAGCCGCTTGTGGAGGCTAAAGAGTGCCAGCTCATCCGTCAGAATGTGTTCCATGCTTTGCCCAACACAGCCAACACCCTTATCGGACGTGCCGCCCACATCGCGGTCTTGGACTCTGAGCTTTTCCTGGAGAAGTTCTTTCTAGTGGCAGGGCTCAACTACTTCAAATAA